The region AGCTGCTGCTCGCAGCGGCGCGCCAGCTGCTCGCCGCGCTCCCAGAGGGCCACCGACTCGTCGAGACCGAGGCCGCCGACCTCGAGGGCGCGGACGACCTCGGCGAGCTCGTCCCGCGCCCGCTCGTAGTCCAGCTCCTCCACGGGCGTGCGTTCCGGGGTGCTCACTCGACGGCCTTCCTGGTTGCCTTCTTCCGCAGCGTTCC is a window of Pseudonocardia sp. T1-2H DNA encoding:
- a CDS encoding exodeoxyribonuclease VII small subunit; the encoded protein is MSTPERTPVEELDYERARDELAEVVRALEVGGLGLDESVALWERGEQLARRCEQQLAGARERVEKALAEADKDT